The DNA window GCAACGCATCCACATCGCGCCAGATATTACTCGGTGAAACTTGCAACCGTTCTGGCAAATGCTCCAGATGCTTGCGTCCCAATCGACGCAATTCTCCAATTGTCGCCACGATTAAGCTTTTGCGTCTCCCTTAAGTGCAAGCGAACGAAAATGCGTAACCAGAGGATCGATCAACATGTCGAGTTCTCCCGCCATTATTGAATCGATCTGGTAAAGAGTTAAGTTAATGCGATGATCTGAAACTCTTCCTTGAGGAAAATTATAAGTGCGAATCCTCTCCGACCTCTCTCCCGTCCCTATCTGGCTACGCCTATCATCTCTACGCTGTTCATCCTGCTCTGCCTGCTTCATATCGAGGAGCCGAGAACGAAGGACCGTAAGTGCTTTGCTTTTGTTCTTTAGCTGCGACTTCTCGTCCTGACACACCACCACTAAGCCGCTCGGAATATGGGTGACACGAACTGCCGAATCGGTAGTATTTACGCTCTGCCCTCCTGGCCCTGACGAACGAAA is part of the Deltaproteobacteria bacterium genome and encodes:
- a CDS encoding PCRF domain-containing protein, coding for ILSSSESSVGGFKEVIASIAGNGAYSRFKYERGVHRVQRVPRTETQGRIHTSTVTVAVLPEAEEVEIEIKDADLRIDVFRSSGPGGQSVNTTDSAVRVTHIPSGLVVVCQDEKSQLKNKSKALTVLRSRLLDMKQAEQDEQRRDDRRSQIGTGERSERIRTYNFPQGRVSDHRINLTLYQIDSIMAGELDMLIDPLVTHFRSLALKGDAKA